In the Thermodesulfobacteriota bacterium genome, one interval contains:
- a CDS encoding AAA family ATPase, whose translation MQYTKDKLPDPKELEKELNDYLQRKYGGHVKLALPTFFPRFDSDYVDSEKGDKKGEPVKIKFDMKPEELEAYLDEYVVKQKEAKEILATKICTHFNRIRLLEDDKKAGAYGIFGNIKNNIIMIGPTGVGKTYLIKLIAKKIGVPFVKGDATKFSETGYVGGDVEDLVKDLVNEADGNIELAQYGIIYIDEIDKIASSGNIIGPDVSRTGVQRALLKPLEETEVDLKVPHDPMSQLEAIEEYRKTGKRKKKTINTKNILFIVSGAFDGMENIIKKKLNEQRIGFDAGIKTEGKKTEFLKHVSAEDFINYGFESEFIGRLPVIAVYEKLGIDDLYQILKNPNSSVIISKIKDFKAYGIDVQFEDDALYMLAEKAYKEGTGARGLVSSVEKVLLKFEKKLPSTDIRRFVVTKQTVENPERELDKLIIEPNDEKMQARYEKLLLREKSDKKKSLKKHEKEFLSKFRVNLTNNRIDLIVDRAIDKRMDINSILEKVLLTIRKVKEFEEEFLNKHSFKITFSDEALDKIAKNSMESNRDVFDVCTEILKNYEHGIKLIKEKTGLNEFFITEEAVDDPEGYLNRLIRDSYIK comes from the coding sequence ACTCAACGACTATCTCCAAAGAAAATATGGGGGACATGTCAAATTGGCTTTACCTACTTTCTTTCCTAGGTTTGACTCTGACTATGTCGATTCTGAAAAAGGAGACAAAAAAGGGGAGCCCGTAAAAATCAAGTTCGATATGAAGCCTGAAGAACTTGAGGCGTATCTGGATGAGTATGTTGTTAAGCAGAAAGAGGCAAAAGAGATACTTGCAACTAAAATATGTACTCATTTTAATAGGATAAGGTTATTGGAAGACGATAAGAAAGCCGGGGCATATGGAATCTTTGGTAATATAAAAAACAATATAATAATGATTGGTCCTACAGGTGTGGGGAAGACATATCTCATCAAGCTGATAGCCAAAAAGATTGGAGTACCCTTTGTAAAAGGCGATGCAACAAAATTCAGCGAAACAGGTTATGTAGGAGGCGATGTTGAGGATCTCGTAAAGGACCTGGTAAATGAAGCGGATGGCAATATCGAATTGGCTCAATACGGGATAATCTACATAGACGAAATAGATAAAATAGCATCTAGCGGTAATATAATAGGTCCCGATGTATCCAGGACTGGCGTTCAAAGAGCCCTTCTTAAACCATTGGAAGAAACTGAGGTAGACTTAAAGGTTCCACATGATCCGATGTCTCAACTGGAAGCAATAGAAGAATACAGGAAGACCGGAAAAAGAAAGAAAAAAACTATCAATACAAAGAATATTCTCTTTATAGTAAGCGGGGCGTTCGATGGCATGGAAAATATTATTAAGAAAAAACTAAATGAACAAAGAATTGGTTTTGATGCTGGCATAAAGACGGAAGGCAAAAAAACTGAATTCCTAAAACATGTTAGCGCCGAAGATTTTATAAATTATGGCTTTGAATCTGAATTTATTGGAAGATTACCAGTAATAGCTGTATACGAAAAATTAGGAATAGATGATTTGTACCAAATTCTGAAGAACCCTAATAGTTCAGTAATCATCAGCAAAATAAAGGACTTTAAAGCTTACGGAATAGATGTACAATTTGAGGACGATGCTTTATATATGTTAGCAGAGAAAGCTTATAAAGAAGGAACCGGTGCCCGTGGTCTCGTTAGTTCAGTGGAAAAGGTTCTGTTAAAATTTGAGAAGAAACTGCCATCTACTGATATAAGAAGGTTTGTAGTTACAAAACAGACTGTAGAAAACCCCGAGAGAGAACTTGATAAATTAATCATAGAACCCAATGATGAAAAGATGCAAGCAAGATATGAGAAACTACTGTTACGAGAAAAATCGGATAAAAAGAAATCTTTAAAGAAGCACGAGAAAGAATTCCTCAGCAAATTCCGGGTTAATCTTACAAATAACAGAATAGATTTAATAGTCGATAGGGCAATAGATAAAAGGATGGATATTAATTCAATTCTTGAAAAAGTTTTGTTAACTATTAGAAAAGTAAAAGAATTTGAAGAAGAGTTTCTAAACAAACATTCGTTCAAAATAACTTTTTCTGATGAAGCGTTAGACAAGATAGCTAAAAATTCTATGGAAAGCAACAGAGATGTCTTTGATGTTTGCACTGAAATCTTAAAGAACTATGAACATGGAATTAAATTGATCAAAGAAAAGACAGGATTGAATGAATTCTTCATAACCGAAGAGGCAGTAGATGACCCTGAGGGCTATCTTAACAGGTTAATAAGAGATTCTTATATTAAGTAG